The following is a genomic window from Planctomycetia bacterium.
GAGTCCGTTAGGCTTCCCGCATTGAACGCAATACGCTCCTTGGCAGCCACCGACTCGTCCACGAATAATTCAAACGGCAGGAGAGGCGGCCCGAACGGAGGCACGCTGCCGGGCACCAGGCCGGTCAATTCCATGAGCTCTTCCCGGGTCGCGAATCGCACTTTTTTGACGGCGCACAGCCTTCGTACGGCATCAGAATCCAGCTTGGCAGCAGCGCTCAGCACGAACAGCCTGAATACGTCGCCTGTCTTAATAAGCAGGGCCTTGCCGCCGATCCGAATGTCCTCTCCCCGGGCCTCGGCCGATGCCTCGGAGGTCAGCGTCGGCCCGTGAGAGGCTGTGCGGTAGGTCACGGCCTGCTCATCGAGAAGGCCACGGATTCTGTCGAACAACGACTCTCTCAACTCAGTCCCCGCAATCGAACCCGATCGACTCGCTTTATTCGCAGCGATAAAAGCACCGACTCGCGGAAATACGCAAACACGCGAACGTGATAATAAAGCAACATCAGCGGTAACAGCCATAATGTCTGGAGGGTAGACTTACCCTTTCGTGTCCGTTCGTTAAACCCGATGGCGGCAATCGAGGCTGCAATGAACACCAACGGAGTCCACCGGGCAGGTCCAGTCGTCAACGCCAAGGGAGCCGTGATGTATGCGAATAGGAGCGGCAGGATGTCGACTCGCGGTGGAAGGCGATACTTGTGCACGAGAAAGGCGGCGGCTTTTCCCCCGGCCAGGGCATGCCGAAAGAAACTCATCCGATCATAAGCGTGCACATGCATCACCGTTGCTTCCGGCACGACGCGCATTCGGCGTCCCTGAGCGCGAAACATGAGAAACAGGCTCTCTTCATCGCACACCGGTGAATCGACCGACTCGCCGCGCAACTGGGATCGCCATTGTCCGTCCTCATCGAACCCATGTCCTGCTAACAGGGCTCGGCGCACCGCCATATTGCCGCCTACCAGTCGCGGTGCATCGCCGCGTCCATGCACCCGGCAGGTGCCTGCGAGCGCCAGTTCATACACGTTTTCCGGCGGTGGCTCCGTGACGAGACCCGTCACGGCCGCGACATCGTCCGCGTCGAACCCGGCGACGAGTTTTTCCAGCCAATCCGCCTCGGCAATGCAGTCGCTGTCGAGGAATGCAACAATCTCGCCGCGGGCCTCCTTTATTCCGCGATTCCGGGCGGCGTTCGCGCCGGCGTGCCGCTCGTTACGCAGCCATCGCAGCCGAAGCGACGGTCGATCGTTCGAGAATGACGTCAGCATCTCAATGGTGTTGTCGGTCGAGCAGTCGTCGACGACGATGACCTCGAAGTCGGTGAAGGTCTGTTCCGCAAGTGCCGCCAGACATCGCGATAGAATCGTACGTCGATTACAGGTCGGGATGACAACACTGACCATCGGAATCTGATCCCTCGGCGGTGCGTCTACGATTGACCCCGCTGGTCGAAATGGCCGTGGAGCCGGCCGGCTTCTTTGACGATAATGAAAGCCGGCGATTCGGTAAACCGTTGCCACCCAATCGGCGCATCATGTAATCGGAGCAAACACGTGCATCGCCGATCCTACAGGCACTGGACCCCGCGATATCTCGTCGATCGACTTCGCCTGGAATTCTACGAGCGCCTTCATCCCGACCATCCCTGGCTGACGAAATCAGCAAACGCGATTCTGCAAAGCCAATTACAGAACGACTTTGTCGGCCTGGAATTCGGTTCGGGCCGCAGCACGCTGTGGCTGGCCCGCCGGGTTCGATTCCTGACCAGCATTGAACATGACCCGGTATGGTTCCAGAAAGTCTCCGCAATCCTCGCGGCGAATGATATCTCCAACGTCGCGCATCTGCTCAAGGAGGTCGATCGTTGCGAGCAGGAGGCCGCGACGACCGGCTACCTGCGAGTCCTCGATGACTTCGCCGCCGAAAGCCTCGACTTCGTCCTCGTCGACGGCGTGTACCGCGCGGCCTGTGCCAACGAAGCGATCGACAAACTCCGTCCCGGCAGAATGATGATCATCGACAACATAAACTGGTACCTCCCGTGCGACTCTCATGCTCCCAACAGCCGCCGGCCGGCACAAGGCCCGGTCAGCGATGATTGGGCTCGGTTTGAGCATCGCGTCTCGACATGGCGACGGGATTGGACGACCAGCGGCGTGACCGACACCGCGATTTTCTACAAACCCTGATTAACCAGCGACTCACGGCGCAGCCGATGCCGCGGACTCAGACAGGTCCAGCCGCGAAATTACCCACGGTCGCTGGAGCCAGTACTCCGCGACATGCCCGACCGTCCACTCGATCGGGCAATTCATGGGAAAGAAGAAAGTGACCCCGCGCTTCAGAAACAACTCCCGCCGTCGCGGCCACGGCGTCTGAGGCGCGATCATCTCCTGCACATCCTCAAATCTCGCCTGCATATCCGGCACGCCATTGCTGGCGCTGATCGAGACGACAACGTGGCAGTCATACACCTGTACCAGGTCCATGCCTTCCAACGGGTCGGCGATGATGATCGCGCCGGGCGGAACATGCGCCGCCAGAAAATCGCGCAATTGTCGCATCCGATATAGATAGCCGAGTCGTTCCTCGGCCGGTTTCGCCGCTGCTTTGATCGTCTCCGACCACGTGAGCGGCGACTCGTGTCGGGCGTAGAGCAATCCAGCAGGCAGTGCGAGGAGGCTAAGGAGCGAGCACAAGAACCGTCGCTTGATGAGCGGCTCGATGCGTAGTACGAATGCCGGAATAACCAGCGCGCAATACCCCACGATGAAAAATGCGTCCAGCCGCTCAACCACCCACGCCTCGCCCGCCTTTTGAATGAGAAACGAACAGACCAGCGGTATCACCAGCAGCAGCGCGCAGATTCCCATCGGGACCAGCACCACCCACGCCTCCCGCCTGCGCCCGCCCGAGACAATCAAAACGCCCGCGGCGGCAAACACCATAGCGCCGGGAACGCCGCCAAAGGCATCAAGCACCGCGGATGGGCTTCGCGTCAGCGTACCGTCTTCGCGCGTCACGAATCCCGCCGGCACGGGCGGCGCCGCTGCTCCGTCGGTAGGCGGAGCGCCCATCTTCGTCGTCCAGCGCGTGACCGCAACAAATGGCAGACCAACCAACAACGTCAAACCGATGACGACAAACCGTCGCCCGACAGGTTCCTTCCGCATCACAGCAAACATCCATCGTCCGGCAAAAAGTGGTCCAAGCGTCATGACCGCGAAGACCGAGTAAAGCCCGTGAGTCTGCCCCATGACCAGGGCCGCCGCCGCCATCTTGATCGCAATGTGATTGCCGCGTTGCGACTTAAGCGATTGAGCGGCGAATCCCAGCATCATCGGCAGGAGCCAGAAGGGCGCGAGTTGGTTCGGATAGATGGCCCACGAAGTCGGCCCGCGTGCCGCGACGCAGAACAACGCCGCGGTCCATGCAGCCCACCTGCTTCCAAAGACTCGCCACGCAAGATAATACGCGCCGGACGCGCAAAGAAGCTTGCCCCACGCCAAACTGACGAACCACGCGCCAAATGCATCCGTCCCGAAAAGCTTCGCGCAAGCAGCATACAAGGCGTGGATGATATTCGTGTGATACAGCGGGAAGAAAAACGGCTCCGCCATGTAGGGGTCGGTGTTGGACAAGCCGTGGTCCAGCAGGAATCGAATTCTCGCCAGGTGCACCTTGGCATCGCCCCCAAGAAAAGCCCCCATCCGCAGGCCGATGACCGCATCAGCAATGACGATGAGCGCCTCCAGGCGGATGACGCCAGCGCAAAGCCTGCCGATCTCCCGCCACGCGCCCCCACGACTCAGGTCAATGATCCCCCATGCGATCATTGCGACGATGACCGCGCAAAGCACGACAACCGGCGCATGCAGGACGTAGCACAAGATCGTTACCGGCGATAAGACCGCAAGCACCGCCAGGAATGACACGGCAATGACGCCGAGCAAACCCGCGTCGGCTTCCTCCCGGTCCACGCGACGCACAATCGCATAGCCCGGCAGGCAAAGCAGCGGCCAGAAGAGCAGCGAAAGATACATTTACGCACCGCTCCCCGTACGATGCGCCTTTGAGGTTAGCAAGTAGGCGACCACACCCTGCACCATGCCGATGCCCCGCCAGATCGACCTCAGGAAACCAATCGGAACAAACGCCAGGTATCGAACGTTCCGCATCCGCCCGAACAGTCGCATAGCCAGGGGCAGTTGAAGTGCGGCCAGTCCCCCGGCGAGCCCCACGGGTATCGTCCAATAGCGATCAGTCGCCAGCAGCGGCAGGCAGGCGAGCATCAAGATGGCCAGCGGCGGCTGCGCATGATCCACCCATGTGCTGTAGTCGTCGCCCATGGCCGTATGGCGATGGGCAATGTGCAGGAAAACTCGCCAGTAGCCATGATGCCGCTGAGAACGGAGATACCGCGACAGCCTTTTCGGATGAAAGTGCCGAACCAGCGAACGCGGCTCAAAGCGCAGTTCATTCCCCGCCGCCGCCACGCGATACGACAGTTCCGCATCCTCCGCACCCGGCGAACCGCGGCCGTTGAATCGGCCCTCGTCGAACCCCCCGACCTGCTCGAGCACATTGCGCCGATAAATGACGTTGAACCCCCCGAGAAAATTCACCCGTGACGACATACGTGCATGCCGCAGCATGATCTCCTCATGGATCACACAGGCCAACAGCGACTCTGGGCACATGTTGCCGTAACTGCCGCCGACACCGCCGACCCGCGGATCGGAAAGGTGCGGAAGGAGCAGGTCCAGCGCGTCCGGCCTCGCGACACAGTCCGAGTCAATAAACCAGACCAGCGGCGTCGTCGCCGCCCGCCAGCCGACGTTCCTCGCGGCGCCCGGGCCTCCGCCCGAACCGGTCAGGACCCTCACAGGGAATTCGCCCGCGATGCGAGCGCTCGCATCGGTCGAGTCGTCGTCGACGAAGATAATCTCCTGCAGATTACAGCGGCCCGCCTGCAAAATGGTGATGACGGCCTCAAGGCAGTCGTGCAACGTGCCTGCGCAATTTCGACCGGGAATGACAAGAGTGACAGCGTCTTCGTCCACCATGTACGGAATGTAATCAGTTCGCGGGGTCCTGCAATCGCGTGAGCGTCTCCAGGCTCCTGAGCGCGGGAACGTATTCGGGGTTGATGGCCAGCGATGCTCGATATGCGTCGATCGCCTCGGGAATCCGACCTTCTGTTTGCAGGGTCCAACCCAGACCGTAATAGGCGGCGAAATGCGACGGGTCGTTTCGAACGGCAGCGCGATAGGCGTCGATGGCATCAGGTCGGCGGCTCACCTTGGCGAGCGTGTTTGCCAGATTGAAGTATGCCTTCGCCATGACGGCAGGCGGCGTGGACGGCTTGGCCAACTGGATGCCGTCTTGATACTCGGCAATCGCCTCGTCGTGGCGGATCATGCGCGTCAGCGCATTGCCGGTGACGATATATGCCTCGATCTCCCCGGGGTCGATCGACTTCGCGGTGGCCAGTGCGTCAATGGCCTCCTGATCGCGCCCGGCCTCGTAATACCCGTTTCCCTGATTGAATGCCGTTGTCCACGACTCCGGCTGCAATTCCGCGACCTTGCCATACTCCTGCGCCGCCTCAAGGCTGCGACCTAGCTTGTGCAGCGTCTGCGCCAGGTTGGAGCGTGCCTTGGTATCGTTCGGCACGAGGCGAATCGCTGCCTCAAAATGCGGTATGGCCTTCTCGTATTCTCCCGATGCGTAGTATGCGACCCCAAGGTTGTTTCGCGCACGGGAATGCTCGGGAAAGCGGCTCACAACCGAAGACCACATGCCGATCGAATCGTGATAGTCCTGATTCCTTGAATAACTCCGCGCTCCGAGAGCTGCCGCGACGATAAGAAGCGTCCCGACGGCGATGGGTCGCGCGGCCGACGGAATTAAGAGGCCCGCCTGGCACAATCGCCCGAGAATCCATCGCGCTCCAATCACGAAGAGAACCGACACCGATGCCAGCGAAAGGTACATCCGGTGCTCGAAGATAACATCCTTAAGCGGAACGAAAGAAGAAGTCGGCAGAAGCACCAGAAAGAACCACACCAACACAAACCCCAGAGCCGGCCTCCGCAGGAACAGGACCACCGAGCTAACGAGGAGTGCAATGACGATGGTGATTGACCCGATCGCTTCGCCGGGTGAACTCACGACGGGCCATTGATAATCCAGGCACAGCGCATCCGGCCAAATGGCGAGACTGAGGTAATGAAGGATCACGCCGGGCTGGGTGAGCAGATATTGAGTCGGCGTCATGCCGGCAATAGAGAACCCGACAGTCTGTTTTGCATCAGGCTCGCCTGCGAACACGCCGTGAAAGACGCCTGTCCCCAAAAGGATGAGCCACGTCGCCCCAAGCGCCAGATGCAGCCATCCGCGCCGCCGCACAACGTCCCGCCAGCTGTCCGCCAAAAACGCGCGGTCATAGAGCACCGCCGCCGCCGGCGCAGTTACCATCACCGGTTTGCACACCATTCCCAATGCGCAGGCGGCGACCGTCGCAATCGCCCAGCCGGTCCGGCGCGCCGAGGTGGCAGAGCGAACCAGACAATAGAGCATCAGCAGGTAGAACAGCCCCACCATCGACTCGCTGCGCTGGATGATGTACGTCACACTTTCGGTCTGGATCGGGTGGACTCCCCACAGCAGTGCGATGGCAAATGCGGTCCATAGCGTGGAGTCTGGCGCACGCAGACTGTCGTTGGATGCCGGGTCGCCAACGCCTGAGGACTTGTTTTTGACGAGCGCGATGCTCCGCCGAACGAGACCGAATAGGACAAGTGTCGCCAGGACGTGAATGACGAGATTCACTGCATGGTATCCATGCGGCTCCAGTTGGCCGATGGCATGATTCAGCGCGAACGAAATATCGACCAGCGGGCGTGCCGAGTGAATCGCGTCACTAAAGGAGTACGAGCCCTTTGACTGCGAGGCCGCGACGATAAGGTTGTCGTCCAGCAGCATGGCCCCGTCAAAGCTGTTGACGTAGCAGGCGATGACTGCAAGCGCCAGCCCGACGGACGCGACGAGCTGCAGCCGTTTGCCGTCATTTACTGATTGAGACTGCAAGCCTTGATCCTCGCGCGGTCCCATCGACTTAGTCGATGCCATCATGCACGAGGAGTGTACGTCTCGTAACATGGATTTGCACCCCCAGGGCCCCACCACTTCGATGTGGATTCGCGCGTTTGGGTGCGGTAGCATCAGGTGCCGACTACTCACATGACGTTCGTCCGAGAATTGCAAGAACCATGCACAAGAATTCGGAGAATCCTGCCGGTCGCCGACCAGAAACGGGAGATGTCTCGGTCTTCGTCGTCGTCCCGGCCTACAACGAATCC
Proteins encoded in this region:
- a CDS encoding class I SAM-dependent methyltransferase, encoding MHRRSYRHWTPRYLVDRLRLEFYERLHPDHPWLTKSANAILQSQLQNDFVGLEFGSGRSTLWLARRVRFLTSIEHDPVWFQKVSAILAANDISNVAHLLKEVDRCEQEAATTGYLRVLDDFAAESLDFVLVDGVYRAACANEAIDKLRPGRMMIIDNINWYLPCDSHAPNSRRPAQGPVSDDWARFEHRVSTWRRDWTTSGVTDTAIFYKP
- a CDS encoding glycosyltransferase, whose amino-acid sequence is MVSVVIPTCNRRTILSRCLAALAEQTFTDFEVIVVDDCSTDNTIEMLTSFSNDRPSLRLRWLRNERHAGANAARNRGIKEARGEIVAFLDSDCIAEADWLEKLVAGFDADDVAAVTGLVTEPPPENVYELALAGTCRVHGRGDAPRLVGGNMAVRRALLAGHGFDEDGQWRSQLRGESVDSPVCDEESLFLMFRAQGRRMRVVPEATVMHVHAYDRMSFFRHALAGGKAAAFLVHKYRLPPRVDILPLLFAYITAPLALTTGPARWTPLVFIAASIAAIGFNERTRKGKSTLQTLWLLPLMLLYYHVRVFAYFRESVLLSLRIKRVDRVRLRGLS
- a CDS encoding tetratricopeptide repeat protein, which encodes MQSQSVNDGKRLQLVASVGLALAVIACYVNSFDGAMLLDDNLIVAASQSKGSYSFSDAIHSARPLVDISFALNHAIGQLEPHGYHAVNLVIHVLATLVLFGLVRRSIALVKNKSSGVGDPASNDSLRAPDSTLWTAFAIALLWGVHPIQTESVTYIIQRSESMVGLFYLLMLYCLVRSATSARRTGWAIATVAACALGMVCKPVMVTAPAAAVLYDRAFLADSWRDVVRRRGWLHLALGATWLILLGTGVFHGVFAGEPDAKQTVGFSIAGMTPTQYLLTQPGVILHYLSLAIWPDALCLDYQWPVVSSPGEAIGSITIVIALLVSSVVLFLRRPALGFVLVWFFLVLLPTSSFVPLKDVIFEHRMYLSLASVSVLFVIGARWILGRLCQAGLLIPSAARPIAVGTLLIVAAALGARSYSRNQDYHDSIGMWSSVVSRFPEHSRARNNLGVAYYASGEYEKAIPHFEAAIRLVPNDTKARSNLAQTLHKLGRSLEAAQEYGKVAELQPESWTTAFNQGNGYYEAGRDQEAIDALATAKSIDPGEIEAYIVTGNALTRMIRHDEAIAEYQDGIQLAKPSTPPAVMAKAYFNLANTLAKVSRRPDAIDAYRAAVRNDPSHFAAYYGLGWTLQTEGRIPEAIDAYRASLAINPEYVPALRSLETLTRLQDPAN
- a CDS encoding glycosyltransferase; the protein is MVDEDAVTLVIPGRNCAGTLHDCLEAVITILQAGRCNLQEIIFVDDDSTDASARIAGEFPVRVLTGSGGGPGAARNVGWRAATTPLVWFIDSDCVARPDALDLLLPHLSDPRVGGVGGSYGNMCPESLLACVIHEEIMLRHARMSSRVNFLGGFNVIYRRNVLEQVGGFDEGRFNGRGSPGAEDAELSYRVAAAGNELRFEPRSLVRHFHPKRLSRYLRSQRHHGYWRVFLHIAHRHTAMGDDYSTWVDHAQPPLAILMLACLPLLATDRYWTIPVGLAGGLAALQLPLAMRLFGRMRNVRYLAFVPIGFLRSIWRGIGMVQGVVAYLLTSKAHRTGSGA